Genomic window (Sulfurimonas sp.):
GCCTGAGAAAACATCACTCATACCAAGTTTCATAGCATCTAAGTTTATGTCATCTTTAGAAATCATAAGTTGTTTTCCAAGTTGAGTTCCGATAACATAAGCCGCTTTTTGTTCTTGTGTTTTAAGTGAAATTACATCTGGTTTTTTAACTTCTTTTTTAGTGTCAAAACAAGCAGTTAAAAGCAGTGCTGAAGATATTGTAAGTATTAGAATTTTAGAATTCATCTATCGCCTTTTATTTAATTATGGTAATTATAGCGATAGATAATGAATGTGTCTAATTTTAAAGCTAAATTCTTCCTCCAGCTTTAAAACCCCAAGTAGTCCTCCATCTAGTTTTAACCAAACTAAGTCCCATGATTGCAACAAGAACAACACAAGCAAAGATTAAAAATCCTGCTGTATAGCCATCAAAAGCACCTTTACTCCAACCTAGAGTTTTTATGAGTGCTGTTCCACCAAGTCCACCTGCACAACCAACAAGACCTGTCATGATACCGATGTCTTTACCAAATCTTTGTGGAACTAGTTGAAATACTGCACCATTTGCCATTCCTAAGTTAGCCATGATTAAAAACAAAACTAATATAGCAAGTGTAAATGGTAACTCAACTAAAGCGCTAATAGTTACTAAAACTGCTACTGCACTATAAAAAAAGTAAAGTGATTTAACACCACCTATCTTATCTGCAATGTTCCCACCAACAGGACGAAGAATTGCACCTGCAAAGATACATAAAGCTCCAAAGTAACCCGCGATTACTTTTACATTTGTTTCATCTAGCATCTCTAAACCAAAAGAAGACATATCTGCACTGTATGTATTCATAAGATAAACTTTCATATATCCAGCAAATCCTACAAACCCACCAAAACTAATCGCATAAAACAGTGAAAACCACCAAGTGTCTTTATCACCTAAAAGTTTTATGTAATCTTTTACTTTTTTAGGACGAGCAGTATAAATATCTGAAGGGGCATCTTTTGCCATAAAAGCATAAGCGATAATAACAATAATTGACATTGCCGCACCTACACCAAAAACAGATGACCAACCCCATATTTCTGCAATTTTTGGGGCAAAAAGAAAATCAATTACTACACCAATATTCCCAGCTCCAGCAATTCCTAAAACTACACCTTGTAGTTTTGGTGGATACCATTGCCCTGCTTGTGGAAGGGCAACTGCAAATGAAGCTCCAGCAAAACCAAGACCAAGTGCTACTATAAGAAGTGCATTATAAGTTATATTATCACCCATGAAAAAAGCTGTTAAAAGAGAAACAATAACTATGCTTTGAGAGATTAAAGCTGTCATTTTTGCACCTAGTTTATCAACTCCAAATCCAAGAACTATTCTTAAAATCGCACCAGAGAGTATAGGAAGTGAAAGTAGAGTTGCTTTTTCTCCTGCTGTCATTATATGACCACCAAGAGCAAGAGCTTCTGTTATTTCTGTACTAAGTGGACCTAACATTGTCCAAACCATAAAACTCATATCAAAATATAAAAATGCCATAAATAGAGTTGGAGCGTGTCCTTGTCCTTTTAAATCTTTAAAACCTGCCATTTAATCTCCTAAAATTGTTTGATATCGTAATTATAATAGCTTATTTTTAAAATAAGTCATTTTCGATGATTAAAAATTATACAGGATAATAAATATAAAATGATTAAAATATAATCACATGAAATAATTAGATTAAAATGATAGAATAATAATATGAAAACTCCAAGTAAAATAGTTCTTATCGGTGCATCAACTGGTGGACCTGGACAAATTGAAAAAATAATCAAAAAATTACCATTACTAAAAGACAGTGCTATTATTATTGCACAACATATGTCTGCTGGTTTTATGTATAGTTTTTCTAAACAGTTACAAGCGCATAATGATAATACTATTTTAGTTGCACAAGATAAAGAGTATGTAGAAGTAGCAAAGGTTTATACTTGTTGTGGAGATATTAAACTAAAACAAGACAACGCAGGTATATACTTTATAAAAAAAGAGCTCGTAGATAAAACGAATTTTAATCCAGATATAAACAAGGTATTTAACTCTTTTTTGCCAATATGTAAAAATGTTGAAATACTTTGTGTTATTTTAACAGGTATTGGAAGAGATGGAGTAGATGCTTGTAAGGCACTAAGTTTATCTGGATGCAAAACAATAACAGAAGATGAGCAAAGTGCTATTGTTGATGGAATGACTGGCAATGCAAGAGCAGAAGTAAAAGATATAAAAGTTATGAGTATAGATGCTATAGTAAAAGAGATAACGGGATTTTGTAGTTAATGTTTGGTTTTTTTAAAAAAGAAAAAGAGCAAAGAATTGTAGAGTTTAAAGAGCCAACAGATTATGTAGATATAAGTAAAATAGCAGCATATTTTAAAGATGAAACAGGTGTTGACTTTGATAAGCAACTCTCAATACTTAGAAATAGAGTAATGATATTTTGTCAACAAAGAGAGATAAGTTCTTTTACTAAACTTTTTACTTTAATCGGGGTAGATAAAAAGATAAAACAAGAATTAGTGGATTGCTTAACAACAAATGAAACATTTTTTTATCGTGAATTTTCACAAATTGAAAAATTGGTTAATTTAGTAAAAAATAGTGTAGAAAATGTAGAGATACTTTGCGCACCATCTGCAACAGGAGAAGAGCCATACAGTATAGCCATAGCTTTACTTGAAGCAGGAGTAAGTTCAACAAGATTTAAAATACTTGGTATAGATATAAATGATGATGCTTTACAAAAAGCAAAAAAAGCTGTTTATAAACAAAGAAATACTAAAAATCTTTCTTCAAGTATCATAAATAAATATTTTGATGTAGATAATGGTTTATATAGTTTAAGACCTACTATAAAACAGCTTGTGTCTTTTAGATTAGCAAATTTATTTGATACATCTTTTGTAAAAATAGGAAAATTTGACTATATTTTATCAAGAAACATGTTGATATATTTTGATAAACAGACAAAAGCAAAAGCAAAAAATATTTTAGAAAGTATGAGAAAAAATGATAATCAAGAGATATTTTTCGGTCATGCCGATCTATTTTAGCTTAAATATTAATCAATAAACTGTATATATTGATGTGTTATATGGTGTATAATTTACCTATAAATAAAATGGAGATTAGATGCAAACACCATTAGAGAGCTTTATAGACCACAAAGCTGACACAGGTATGCAGTGTGGAAATTATAGTATTGATATTCCTAAACTCCAAGAGGGTGAGCAGTATAGATTTCACTTTGATGCAACTGCTTGTATAGGTTGTCGTTGTTGTGAAGTGGCTTGTAATGAGCAAAACAATAATCCAGCAGATACTAAATGGAGAAGAGTTGGAGAGATGGAAGGTGGAGAGTTCCCTGCTTTTACGCAGCTTTTTAATTCTATGAGTTGTAACCATTGTATAGATCCAGAGTGTTTAAAAGGCTGTCCAACTTCTTCATATATAAAGATAGAAGAAACAGGAATAGTTGTCCATGAAGATGATACTTGTATAGGTTGCCAATACTGTACATGGAATTGTCCTTATGGTGTTCCAACCTTCCATGAAGAGAGAAAAATCGTTACTAAATGTCATATGTGTCATGAACGATTAGATGTTGGACAGACTCCTGCTTGTGTTCAAGCCTGTCCATCTGGAGCGATTGAGATAGAAGTTGTAAATGTACAAAAATGGTTAGATGAAGATATGGCAAAAGAGGCTAATATGCCATTTTTACCAGATGCAAATATTACAAAATCCACAACAAGATATACTCTACCTGAGAATTTACCAACTTTAAAAGAGATAGACGAGCATATACTCAAGCCTGCTCACTCTGAGCTTCCTTTAGTTTTTATGACGGTACTTACTCAAATCTCGATTGGTGGATTTTTTGCTTTGTTTTTAGGGGATATTTTGAGTCTTTTTGGTTTTGCAGAGCCTACCTTTATTATGGCTATTGTAGTTATGCTTCCAGCAGCTATTGGACTTCCTTTATCTGCATTACACCTTGGTCGCCCATTTTTAGCATTAACTGCTATGAAAAATATTAAAACATCATGGCTCTCTCGTGAAGCACTTGCTCTTGGCATCTTTACAGCGTTGATGAACCTTATAGTAATCCTTTATTTTTTAGATATTTCACAAACTATGCGACTTTTTGTAGAGTTTTTAACTTTAATCGTTGGAGTTTTTGGTATCTATTCTCAAAGTATGATTTACCGCATAAAAGCTCGACCGTCATGGGATAGAATAACAACAAACCTGAAGTTTTTTGGAGTTAGTTATATAGGGGCATTTTTACTTGCATTTGTTGCTTTAATACTTGACTTTAGTTCTGTTGCTCTTCCTTTAATGTCTTTAGGAATGATGGGGGCTGTTGCTCAAATATTTTTTACTTATGAAGATTTAAGAACATTAAAAAGTATCAAAGAAAATAAGTATCAGCTTTTAAGAACAGCAAGATTGTATGATGAAAATTTTAAAAAGATTATGAACTTTCGCTTTGTTTGTTTATTTATTTCAGGATTTTTTCTTCCTTTAATAATAAATGTACTTTTAAGTTCGTCAATATTTTTAGGGGCTAGTGTTGTGTTAGGAATAAGTATCATTATGATGACACTAAGCGAACTTAGTGATAGATTTTTATTTTATGTAACTGTTGTTCCATTAGGAATGGCTGGAGGATTTTTTGTAGGAAAACAGAGGTAATAAAGTTTTAAATTCTATCTATGTTTTTTAATTTCAGGTAAATCATAGCCGTCATGATAGCATCGTTGGTTGCGTCATGTTTTCCAAATATAGGTAATCCTAAATCTTTCATAATTGTATCAAATCTGAGATCTATGTTTGCATTTGGTATAAATTTTGTTTTTAAATCATAGTACATACTAGAAACTTCTATCTGTTTTTGTGGCAGTGTTATCCCAAGGTATGGTTTTAAATATTTATTTATCATTGCAACATCAAACTCAAGATAGTACCCAATTAGAGGGCGAGAGCCAACAAAGTGTAAAAATTTATCTAAAGCTTCATCAGGTTTACTTCCATTTTGCAAATCTATATTTCTGATTTGATGAATTTTAATACTCTCTTCACTAATAAGATTTGTTGGTTGAACAAATAATTCAAACTTCTCAGAAGTAATAATTTTATCCCCACGAATTTTCAAAGCTCCAATAGATAATATTTCATCAACTTTTGGGTTTAAGCCTGTTGTTTCAGTATCATATACAACATATTCATCTTCTGGTGCCTCATCAAATAAAAATGAGTAATCTTCATTTGTTAAATTCTTTCTATTGAAATGTTGTTTTATTTTTGCAAACATTATCCAACCATACTTATTTTAAAGTGATGAGATAAAAAGTTTTTAAATTTATTTACAATTTTAAAACTATCTTTTAATAAATCCGCTTCTAATTGATTTAGATTTTGTACATAGATAAAATTGTTGGCATCTTCTTCATGTCCAATAGCTCTAAGTCTTTCTTTAAGTCTAAGGTTTAAAAGAGTATCAAAGGCTTCTTCTATAACATCAGCAAATTTTTTATCTAAGATATTTGCTTTAGCTAGTAGCCTTATTCTGTTGTTTGTGTTTGTTTCTCTTATTCCCGCTTCTAAGGCTAAACTTCTTATGCCTTGAACAATTGGAAAAATACCACCTTTTTTCATATCGATTTGATCATTTGTAGAGATGAGTTTTGTAAACATACCGATAGGTGTTTCAAATATAAGTGCCGCTTTTGCAAAGTTAGCTAAAAATACATCTTTATCTTTTATATTTTCATATATAATATCTTTAAGCTCGTCAATTAATTTTTCATCACCTGCAACTGCAATAGAGTCAAAAAAGATAGCTAACTTCATATAGTCATCTTTATTAGGTGCTTCTAACCATCTTAGTATTTCATGCTCAAAATCATGAGAACTTTTTCTCCAGTATTCATTTGAAACCATAATGTTCCCTTCACACTCTGGAAAACCAAACTCAATTAGAATTTTTGTAAATTCTTTCATATATTCTTCATATAAAGCTACATCAACGCCATTTCTTATGATTAGTGCATTATCTTGGTCAGTTTTTAGCATCTGTTCTTTTCTACCTTCACTACCCATAACAATTAGACAAGCATCTTTTGCAAGTTCTTTTGGTACTATCATTTCATATAGTTTTTCATATATTTTTTCATTTAGTTCAGCTATTAGCTTTGAAATATATTCTACTTTAGTGCCTTTTGCATGAAGTTTTTTGATGATATTTATAAAATCATGACTTGCAAGTTTTAACTCATCAATAGAAGTTGCTTTTTTAATTTGAACTGCAACAAGGTAAGTATGGTTTGCAAAATAACTTAGTAAATCAAGTTGTTCTAATACGCCAAGTATTTCTCCATCTTTTGTAATAATAATTCTTTTTATAGAGTTTTTAGTAAAAGAGAGTAGAGCATTAAACAAAAAGTCATCATGTTCCATAGTTATAATGGGTTTTAAAGCAATCGGTCCAATAGGTCCATTTTTATCGTAATCATTATATAAAATATGTTTTCTTAAAATACTGTCTGTTACGATACCACATTCATCTCCATCTTGAACTAAGATACAGTTTGT
Coding sequences:
- a CDS encoding MFS transporter, with protein sequence MAGFKDLKGQGHAPTLFMAFLYFDMSFMVWTMLGPLSTEITEALALGGHIMTAGEKATLLSLPILSGAILRIVLGFGVDKLGAKMTALISQSIVIVSLLTAFFMGDNITYNALLIVALGLGFAGASFAVALPQAGQWYPPKLQGVVLGIAGAGNIGVVIDFLFAPKIAEIWGWSSVFGVGAAMSIIVIIAYAFMAKDAPSDIYTARPKKVKDYIKLLGDKDTWWFSLFYAISFGGFVGFAGYMKVYLMNTYSADMSSFGLEMLDETNVKVIAGYFGALCIFAGAILRPVGGNIADKIGGVKSLYFFYSAVAVLVTISALVELPFTLAILVLFLIMANLGMANGAVFQLVPQRFGKDIGIMTGLVGCAGGLGGTALIKTLGWSKGAFDGYTAGFLIFACVVLVAIMGLSLVKTRWRTTWGFKAGGRI
- a CDS encoding chemotaxis protein CheB; translation: MKTPSKIVLIGASTGGPGQIEKIIKKLPLLKDSAIIIAQHMSAGFMYSFSKQLQAHNDNTILVAQDKEYVEVAKVYTCCGDIKLKQDNAGIYFIKKELVDKTNFNPDINKVFNSFLPICKNVEILCVILTGIGRDGVDACKALSLSGCKTITEDEQSAIVDGMTGNARAEVKDIKVMSIDAIVKEITGFCS
- a CDS encoding CheR family methyltransferase produces the protein MFGFFKKEKEQRIVEFKEPTDYVDISKIAAYFKDETGVDFDKQLSILRNRVMIFCQQREISSFTKLFTLIGVDKKIKQELVDCLTTNETFFYREFSQIEKLVNLVKNSVENVEILCAPSATGEEPYSIAIALLEAGVSSTRFKILGIDINDDALQKAKKAVYKQRNTKNLSSSIINKYFDVDNGLYSLRPTIKQLVSFRLANLFDTSFVKIGKFDYILSRNMLIYFDKQTKAKAKNILESMRKNDNQEIFFGHADLF
- a CDS encoding DmsC/YnfH family molybdoenzyme membrane anchor subunit, with the translated sequence MQTPLESFIDHKADTGMQCGNYSIDIPKLQEGEQYRFHFDATACIGCRCCEVACNEQNNNPADTKWRRVGEMEGGEFPAFTQLFNSMSCNHCIDPECLKGCPTSSYIKIEETGIVVHEDDTCIGCQYCTWNCPYGVPTFHEERKIVTKCHMCHERLDVGQTPACVQACPSGAIEIEVVNVQKWLDEDMAKEANMPFLPDANITKSTTRYTLPENLPTLKEIDEHILKPAHSELPLVFMTVLTQISIGGFFALFLGDILSLFGFAEPTFIMAIVVMLPAAIGLPLSALHLGRPFLALTAMKNIKTSWLSREALALGIFTALMNLIVILYFLDISQTMRLFVEFLTLIVGVFGIYSQSMIYRIKARPSWDRITTNLKFFGVSYIGAFLLAFVALILDFSSVALPLMSLGMMGAVAQIFFTYEDLRTLKSIKENKYQLLRTARLYDENFKKIMNFRFVCLFISGFFLPLIINVLLSSSIFLGASVVLGISIIMMTLSELSDRFLFYVTVVPLGMAGGFFVGKQR
- a CDS encoding 3'-5' exonuclease yields the protein MFAKIKQHFNRKNLTNEDYSFLFDEAPEDEYVVYDTETTGLNPKVDEILSIGALKIRGDKIITSEKFELFVQPTNLISEESIKIHQIRNIDLQNGSKPDEALDKFLHFVGSRPLIGYYLEFDVAMINKYLKPYLGITLPQKQIEVSSMYYDLKTKFIPNANIDLRFDTIMKDLGLPIFGKHDATNDAIMTAMIYLKLKNIDRI
- a CDS encoding putative nucleotidyltransferase substrate binding domain-containing protein; this encodes MSLHDQEAFLKSIHPFELLTHKELTKAVNSMDIAYYKKDEVLISPDNISEFLYLIIKGEVGEYHKDELIKVYHNSNTFDADSLIYDKTEDTFTVLEELICFEMKKEDFKSLLDSNNAFKEFYISDLANKIQSAKQKEYTTQMSGFMIARIVDSYLHAPCIVKTDVSIMDALHKMEKLKTNCILVQDGDECGIVTDSILRKHILYNDYDKNGPIGPIALKPIITMEHDDFLFNALLSFTKNSIKRIIITKDGEILGVLEQLDLLSYFANHTYLVAVQIKKATSIDELKLASHDFINIIKKLHAKGTKVEYISKLIAELNEKIYEKLYEMIVPKELAKDACLIVMGSEGRKEQMLKTDQDNALIIRNGVDVALYEEYMKEFTKILIEFGFPECEGNIMVSNEYWRKSSHDFEHEILRWLEAPNKDDYMKLAIFFDSIAVAGDEKLIDELKDIIYENIKDKDVFLANFAKAALIFETPIGMFTKLISTNDQIDMKKGGIFPIVQGIRSLALEAGIRETNTNNRIRLLAKANILDKKFADVIEEAFDTLLNLRLKERLRAIGHEEDANNFIYVQNLNQLEADLLKDSFKIVNKFKNFLSHHFKISMVG